The genomic stretch CCCGGTGCTGGCCGGTCGCCGCTCACTCTGAAGGTGCGACCCTTTACGTCACCCTCTGTCAGGGCTCGCGTCGGTGGGATCTTCCGTGCGATTATCTGGCCTGTGGCTTTCATCTCGTGCCCAATGTCGAGCTGGCGCAGCATCTCGGTTGTGTCGTCGAGAACGGATGCGTTCGCGTGAACGAATTTCAAGAGACGACCGTTCCGGGAGTTTTCGCTGCCGGAGAGCCGACGGGCATCGGCGGTGTCGAGCGGGCGCTCGTCGAGGGAGAGATCGCCGGATATGCCGCCAGCGGACGCTTCGATGTCGCTCGTCGCCTGTTCGGGCGACGCCAGCGGTGGCACCGATTCGCTCGCCTCCTGGAGGAAACTTTTACCCTGAGCGACGAACTGAAGGCGCTTCCCACCGACGAGACAATTCTCTGTCGCTGCGAAGATGTGCTCTTTGGTCGGGTGCGTCGCTTTCGCTCCTGGCGCGAGGCCAAGCTTCACACCCGCTGCGGCATGGGTCCGTGTCAGGGACGCGTCTGCGGTACCGCCGTTGAATTCCTTCTCGGATGGGAGCGCGATTCGGTACGACCTCCTCTCTTTCCCGCTCGGATTGAGAGCCTGATGCAAGGCTCCCTCACGGCGAGAGAGGGGCTGGCGACGTGAGGAGCGAAAACGCCGATGTCCACCGATGAACACGGAGGCGCGCAGATCGCCGTTGTCATTTGCGCGGGTCGGTGGATTTGTCGTGATTTTGTGCGAGGGCCCTCTGCCCCTCGCATCAGCAGGAGGAAAGGACAATGACGATGACGTGGATGGGCGTAATGCCCGCAATCACAACCTGTTTTGATGAGACGCTCGCTGTTGATCATGCGTTTATGGCCCGTCACTGCCGGTGGCTGGTGGATCACG from Blastocatellia bacterium encodes the following:
- a CDS encoding FAD-dependent oxidoreductase, giving the protein RCWPVAAHSEGATLYVTLCQGSRRWDLPCDYLACGFHLVPNVELAQHLGCVVENGCVRVNEFQETTVPGVFAAGEPTGIGGVERALVEGEIAGYAASGRFDVARRLFGRRQRWHRFARLLEETFTLSDELKALPTDETILCRCEDVLFGRVRRFRSWREAKLHTRCGMGPCQGRVCGTAVEFLLGWERDSVRPPLFPARIESLMQGSLTAREGLAT